One window of Ziziphus jujuba cultivar Dongzao chromosome 5, ASM3175591v1 genomic DNA carries:
- the LOC132803732 gene encoding uncharacterized protein LOC132803732 has product MGGHGGLNILPQKRWNVYNYENREKVRRDEEAAAKEEQLKREQSRKRDTEFRLEQLRVARGLAPLKKADDESEPAESEQKPDGHINLFDGIKIFDPIKALENEEFGDGSEKNKKKKQKMMKKEEVQKKVVTAEDEKYRLGYGVAGKGTKLPWYLEKRPSDDDDIVDAQSNGSLLTGVVQENMKKKSGKKTLEELREERLKREKKEKERERALLVEKQHRRSWK; this is encoded by the coding sequence ATGGGAGGTCATGGAGGTCTCAATATTCTTCCGCAGAAGCGGTGGAATGTGTATAACTACGAGAACAGAGAGAAAGTTCGCCGAGACGAAGAAGCCGCCGCCAAAGAAGAGCAGCTGAAACGCGAGCAGTCACGAAAGCGAGACACCGAGTTTCGTCTTGAGCAGCTCCGGGTGGCTCGTGGCTTGGCTCCGCTGAAGAAAGCCGATGATGAGTCTGAGCCCGCTGAATCGGAACAGAAGCCTGACGGCCATATCAACCTGTTTGATGGGATTAAGATTTTCGATCCCATAAAAGCGTTGGAAAACGAGGAGTTTGGTGATGGGTctgagaagaataagaagaagaagcagaagatgatgaagaaagaGGAGGTTCAGAAAAAGGTAGTGACCGCCGAGGATGAGAAATACAGGCTAGGATATGGTGTTGCTGGAAAAGGTACTAAATTGCCATGGTACCTTGAAAAAAGACCAAGcgatgatgatgatattgtgGATGCTCAGAGTAATGGGTCGTTGTTGACTGGGGTGGTTCAGGAaaatatgaagaagaagagtggGAAAAAGACGTTGGAAGAGTTGAGAGAAGAGCGGTTGAAAAgggagaagaaggagaaggaaagggaaCGTGCTTTGTTGGTTGAGAAACAACACAGAAGATCATGGAAGTAG
- the LOC132803733 gene encoding uncharacterized protein LOC132803733 codes for MFFFFYGGVEQQIRQVLKYGAGRCIACRSPADLVEYEKVLKAFFVPVWRWPGKDPAMYCNNCKLFFPESYSLPHHPNSEPLPPPADSESLRCRFCDRVVEPDFRFCPFCGSAM; via the coding sequence atgttcttcttcttttatggaGGAGTAGAGCAGCAAATCCGGCAGGTGCTGAAATACGGCGCCGGAAGGTGTATTGCTTGCCGGTCGCCGGCTGATCTGGTCGAATACGAGAAGGTTCTTAAGGCGTTCTTTGTGCCGGTGTGGCGGTGGCCCGGGAAGGATCCGGCGATGTACTGCAACAACTGCAAACTCTTCTTCCCGGAGTCCTACTCTCTGCCGCATCATCCCAACTCCGAACCGCTTCCGCCACCGGCGGATTCCGAGTCTCTGCGTTGCCGATTCTGCGATCGGGTTGTTGAGCCGGATTTCCGCTTCTGTCCTTTCTGTGGCTCCGCtatgtaa
- the LOC132803735 gene encoding filament-like plant protein 1 isoform X1, whose product MEKRKWLWKRKSSEKSPGETESSGSISSHSERYSDDQQEALKGSPDHNSQSPEVSSKAEAGTEHDESSLRKETINDSMKSLTERLSAALVNVSAKEDLVKQHAKVAEEAVAGWEKAENEVGILKQQLEASVQQKSALEDRVMHLDGALKECVRQLRQAREEQEQKVHEAVLKKTSDLESTKSKLESQLLQLQNQVEVNKTEFSPRVDPDLLLKLEYLEKENSALKLEIQYQAEELEVRTIERDLSTQAAETASKQHLESIKKVAKLEAECRRLKAITCKPSLGNDHKSTAASSTYAESYLDSYSDSGDRPNADINSHRISSSESNKCEKSFSDSWASALIAELDQFKNERAVNRNHSSPSFDINLMDDFLEMERLAASQQIESGSSCLESKVVANQRNNDESSMRKELAAMFHRTAELEEKLAKLETEKAELAAMVHRTTELEEKLEKSKAELATVIQWTAEVEEKLEKSEREKDELVAVIHRTTELEEKLEKLKTEKAEFAAMVNRTAELEEKLETLETEKAELAAMVNRKAELDEKLEKLEMEKADLAAMVNRTAELEEKLEKSETEKADLAAMVNRTAELEEKLEKSETEKARLAAMVHRKAELEEKLEKLETEKTELVAMVHKTAELEEKLEKLESEKADVAAMIHRTAELEEKLEKSEREKAELAAIIHQTAELKEKLVMLETEKAELTAMIYQTAELDEKLGKLETEKAELETALTKSQESIEASQVQLTGAEKKLEELQSKLNLAKESKQILESQLVSMEAEARITSAKMALLEEEIQREKALSAEMAVKCRHLEDELSREKEEVKLRRAANSNGEMKIKQEDLDVAAGKLAECQKTIASLGNQLKSLATLEDFLIDTASLPEFPAGTPLLTSSGEEWKFHSNGTFSPKRDSNSSKPPEGSSIPTLNKNDGNSTTSSSTSSAVISTHVFTEKNRNGFAKFFSRTKSGIRLEI is encoded by the exons ATGGAAAAGCGGAAGTGGTTGTGGAAGCGGAAGTCTTCTGAGAAGAGCCCCGGTGAAACTGAAAGTTCAGGTTCAATATCTTCGCATTCTGAGAGGTACTCTGATGATCAG CAGGAGGCACTTAAGGGATCTCCTGATCATAATTCTCAATCACCTGAAGTTTCATCAAAAGCTGAAGCTGGTACTGAACATGACGAGAGTTCATTAAGAAAGGAAACCATTAATGATAGCATGAAGAGTCTGACAGAAAGATTGTCAGCAGCTCTTGTAAATGTTAGTGCGAAGGAAGACTTGGTGAAGCAGCATGCAAAAGTTGCTGAAGAAGCTGTTGCAG GCTGGGAAAAAGCTGAAAATGAAGTGGGCATTTTGAAGCAACAACTAGAGGCTTCAGTTCAGCAAAAATCAGCACTGGAAGATCGTGTGATGCATCTTGATGGAGCCTTAAAGGAATGCGTTAGGCAGCTGAGACAAGCAAGAGAGGAGCAAGAGCAGAAAGTCCATGAAGCTGTCCTAAAGAAAACCAGTGACTTAGAATCTACCAAATCCAAACTAGAGAGTCAGCTACTTCAACTCCAGAACCAAGTAGAAGTAAATAAAACTGAGTTTTCACCTCGTGTTGATCCAGATCTTTTACTGAAGcttgaatatttggaaaaagaaaactcaGCTCTTAAACTTGAGATTCAATATCAAGCAGAGGAGTTAGAAGTAAGGACAATTGAGAGGGACTTGAGTACTCAAGCAGCTGAAACAGCCAGCAAACAACATTTAGAGAGTATCAAGAAGGTTGCTAAGCTTGAGGCTGAGTGTCGAAGGCTAAAAGCAATTACTTGTAAACCATCCTTGGGTAATGACCATAAATCAACTGCTGCTTCCTCAACTTATGCAGAGTCTTACTTGGATAGTTATTCGGACAGTGGGGATCGGCCAAATGCCGATATTAATTCCCATAGGATTTCAAGCTCTGAATCAAACAAATGTGAAAAGAGTTTTTCAGATTCGTGGGCATCAGCTCTGATAGCTGAGCTTGATCAATTTAAGAATGAAAGGGCTGTTAATAGAAATCATTCATCCCCTTCTTTCGACATTAATCTGATGGATGATTTTCTTGAGATGGAGCGACTTGCTGCATCACAACAAATTGAGAGTGGAAGCAGTTGCCTGGAATCTAAAGTTGTTGCTAATCAACGCAACAATGATGAAAGTTCCATGAGAAAGGAACTTGCAGCTATGTTTCATAGGACAGCTGAATTGGAAGAGAAATTAGCAAAGTTGGAAACAGAAAAGGCTGAACTTGCAGCTATGGTTCATCGGACAACTGAATTGGAAGAGAAATTAGAAAAGTCGAAAGCTGAGCTTGCAACTGTGATTCAATGGACAGCTGAAGTGGAAGAGAAATTGGAAAAgtcagaaagagaaaaagatgaacttgtaGCTGTGATTCATCGGACAACAGAATTGGAAGAGAAATTAGAAAAGTTGAAAACAGAGAAAGCTGAGTTTGCAGCTATGGTTAATCGGACAGCTGAGTTGGAAGAGAAATTAGAAACGTTGGAAACAGAGAAAGCTGAGCTCGCAGCTATGGTTAATCGGAAAGCTGAATTGGATGAGAAATTGGAAAAGTTGGAAATGGAGAAAGCTGATCTTGCAGCTATGGTTAATCGGACAGCTGAATTGGAAGAGAAATTAGAAAAGTCAGAAACAGAAAAAGCTGATCTTGCAGCTATGGTTAATCGGACAGCTGAATTGGAAGAGAAATTAGAAAAGTCAGAGACAGAAAAAGCTAGGCTTGCAGCTATGGTTCATCGGAAAGCCGAATTGGAAGAGAAATTAGAAAAGTTGGAAACAGAGAAAACTGAACTCGTAGCTATGGTTCATAAGACAGCTGAATTGGAAGAGAAATTAGAAAAGTTGGAATCAGAGAAAGCTGATGTAGCAGCTATGATCCATCGGACAGCTGAACTGGAAGAGAAATTGGAAAAGTCGGAAAGAGAGAAAGCTGAACTTGCAGCTATTATTCATCAGACAGCTGAATTGAAAGAGAAATTAGTAATGTTGGAAACAGAGAAAGCTGAACTCACAGCTATGATTTATCAGACAGCTGAATTGGATGAGAAATTAGGAAAGTTGGAAACAGAGAAAGCTGAACTAGAGACTGCTTTAACCAAGAGTCAGGAAAGTATTGAGGCATCACAAGTTCAACTTACAGGAGCAGAGAAGAAGCTGGAAGAGTTGCAAAGTAAGCTAAATCTCGCAAAAGAATCGAAGCAGATTTTGGAGTCTCAGCTCGTCAGCATGGAAGCGGAAGCTCGGATCACTTCTGCAAAGATGGCTCTCTTAGAAGAAGAGATTCAAAGGGAGAAGGCTTTGTCAGCAGAAATGGCTGTCAAGTGTCGACATTTAGAGGATGAGCTATCAAGAGAAAAAGAGGAGGTCAAACTCCGGCGGGCTGCAAACTCAAATGGTGAAATGAAGATAAAGCAG GAAGACTTGGATGTAGCTGCTGGAAAACTTGCAGAGTGCCAAAAAACAATAGCATCTCTTGGTAATCAGCTCAAGTCTTTAGCAACACTAGAAGATTTCCTGATCGACACTGCAAGCCTGCCAGAGTTCCCTGCTGGTACACCATTGCTCACTAGTAGTGGAGAAGAGTGGAAGTTTCATTCTAATGGGACATTTTCACCAAAAAGAGATTCTAATTCATCAAAACCACCTGAGGGGAGTTCTATTCCAACACTAAATAAAAATGATGGGAACTCAACAACATCTTCATCAACTTCATCTGCAGTGATTTCAACTCATGTCTTCACCGAAAAGAACCGGAATGGTTTTGCAAAATTCTTTTCCCGAACTAAAAGTGGGATAAGGCTAGAAATTTAA
- the LOC132803735 gene encoding filament-like plant protein 1 isoform X2 — MEKRKWLWKRKSSEKSPGETESSGSISSHSERYSDDQEALKGSPDHNSQSPEVSSKAEAGTEHDESSLRKETINDSMKSLTERLSAALVNVSAKEDLVKQHAKVAEEAVAGWEKAENEVGILKQQLEASVQQKSALEDRVMHLDGALKECVRQLRQAREEQEQKVHEAVLKKTSDLESTKSKLESQLLQLQNQVEVNKTEFSPRVDPDLLLKLEYLEKENSALKLEIQYQAEELEVRTIERDLSTQAAETASKQHLESIKKVAKLEAECRRLKAITCKPSLGNDHKSTAASSTYAESYLDSYSDSGDRPNADINSHRISSSESNKCEKSFSDSWASALIAELDQFKNERAVNRNHSSPSFDINLMDDFLEMERLAASQQIESGSSCLESKVVANQRNNDESSMRKELAAMFHRTAELEEKLAKLETEKAELAAMVHRTTELEEKLEKSKAELATVIQWTAEVEEKLEKSEREKDELVAVIHRTTELEEKLEKLKTEKAEFAAMVNRTAELEEKLETLETEKAELAAMVNRKAELDEKLEKLEMEKADLAAMVNRTAELEEKLEKSETEKADLAAMVNRTAELEEKLEKSETEKARLAAMVHRKAELEEKLEKLETEKTELVAMVHKTAELEEKLEKLESEKADVAAMIHRTAELEEKLEKSEREKAELAAIIHQTAELKEKLVMLETEKAELTAMIYQTAELDEKLGKLETEKAELETALTKSQESIEASQVQLTGAEKKLEELQSKLNLAKESKQILESQLVSMEAEARITSAKMALLEEEIQREKALSAEMAVKCRHLEDELSREKEEVKLRRAANSNGEMKIKQEDLDVAAGKLAECQKTIASLGNQLKSLATLEDFLIDTASLPEFPAGTPLLTSSGEEWKFHSNGTFSPKRDSNSSKPPEGSSIPTLNKNDGNSTTSSSTSSAVISTHVFTEKNRNGFAKFFSRTKSGIRLEI, encoded by the exons ATGGAAAAGCGGAAGTGGTTGTGGAAGCGGAAGTCTTCTGAGAAGAGCCCCGGTGAAACTGAAAGTTCAGGTTCAATATCTTCGCATTCTGAGAGGTACTCTGATGATCAG GAGGCACTTAAGGGATCTCCTGATCATAATTCTCAATCACCTGAAGTTTCATCAAAAGCTGAAGCTGGTACTGAACATGACGAGAGTTCATTAAGAAAGGAAACCATTAATGATAGCATGAAGAGTCTGACAGAAAGATTGTCAGCAGCTCTTGTAAATGTTAGTGCGAAGGAAGACTTGGTGAAGCAGCATGCAAAAGTTGCTGAAGAAGCTGTTGCAG GCTGGGAAAAAGCTGAAAATGAAGTGGGCATTTTGAAGCAACAACTAGAGGCTTCAGTTCAGCAAAAATCAGCACTGGAAGATCGTGTGATGCATCTTGATGGAGCCTTAAAGGAATGCGTTAGGCAGCTGAGACAAGCAAGAGAGGAGCAAGAGCAGAAAGTCCATGAAGCTGTCCTAAAGAAAACCAGTGACTTAGAATCTACCAAATCCAAACTAGAGAGTCAGCTACTTCAACTCCAGAACCAAGTAGAAGTAAATAAAACTGAGTTTTCACCTCGTGTTGATCCAGATCTTTTACTGAAGcttgaatatttggaaaaagaaaactcaGCTCTTAAACTTGAGATTCAATATCAAGCAGAGGAGTTAGAAGTAAGGACAATTGAGAGGGACTTGAGTACTCAAGCAGCTGAAACAGCCAGCAAACAACATTTAGAGAGTATCAAGAAGGTTGCTAAGCTTGAGGCTGAGTGTCGAAGGCTAAAAGCAATTACTTGTAAACCATCCTTGGGTAATGACCATAAATCAACTGCTGCTTCCTCAACTTATGCAGAGTCTTACTTGGATAGTTATTCGGACAGTGGGGATCGGCCAAATGCCGATATTAATTCCCATAGGATTTCAAGCTCTGAATCAAACAAATGTGAAAAGAGTTTTTCAGATTCGTGGGCATCAGCTCTGATAGCTGAGCTTGATCAATTTAAGAATGAAAGGGCTGTTAATAGAAATCATTCATCCCCTTCTTTCGACATTAATCTGATGGATGATTTTCTTGAGATGGAGCGACTTGCTGCATCACAACAAATTGAGAGTGGAAGCAGTTGCCTGGAATCTAAAGTTGTTGCTAATCAACGCAACAATGATGAAAGTTCCATGAGAAAGGAACTTGCAGCTATGTTTCATAGGACAGCTGAATTGGAAGAGAAATTAGCAAAGTTGGAAACAGAAAAGGCTGAACTTGCAGCTATGGTTCATCGGACAACTGAATTGGAAGAGAAATTAGAAAAGTCGAAAGCTGAGCTTGCAACTGTGATTCAATGGACAGCTGAAGTGGAAGAGAAATTGGAAAAgtcagaaagagaaaaagatgaacttgtaGCTGTGATTCATCGGACAACAGAATTGGAAGAGAAATTAGAAAAGTTGAAAACAGAGAAAGCTGAGTTTGCAGCTATGGTTAATCGGACAGCTGAGTTGGAAGAGAAATTAGAAACGTTGGAAACAGAGAAAGCTGAGCTCGCAGCTATGGTTAATCGGAAAGCTGAATTGGATGAGAAATTGGAAAAGTTGGAAATGGAGAAAGCTGATCTTGCAGCTATGGTTAATCGGACAGCTGAATTGGAAGAGAAATTAGAAAAGTCAGAAACAGAAAAAGCTGATCTTGCAGCTATGGTTAATCGGACAGCTGAATTGGAAGAGAAATTAGAAAAGTCAGAGACAGAAAAAGCTAGGCTTGCAGCTATGGTTCATCGGAAAGCCGAATTGGAAGAGAAATTAGAAAAGTTGGAAACAGAGAAAACTGAACTCGTAGCTATGGTTCATAAGACAGCTGAATTGGAAGAGAAATTAGAAAAGTTGGAATCAGAGAAAGCTGATGTAGCAGCTATGATCCATCGGACAGCTGAACTGGAAGAGAAATTGGAAAAGTCGGAAAGAGAGAAAGCTGAACTTGCAGCTATTATTCATCAGACAGCTGAATTGAAAGAGAAATTAGTAATGTTGGAAACAGAGAAAGCTGAACTCACAGCTATGATTTATCAGACAGCTGAATTGGATGAGAAATTAGGAAAGTTGGAAACAGAGAAAGCTGAACTAGAGACTGCTTTAACCAAGAGTCAGGAAAGTATTGAGGCATCACAAGTTCAACTTACAGGAGCAGAGAAGAAGCTGGAAGAGTTGCAAAGTAAGCTAAATCTCGCAAAAGAATCGAAGCAGATTTTGGAGTCTCAGCTCGTCAGCATGGAAGCGGAAGCTCGGATCACTTCTGCAAAGATGGCTCTCTTAGAAGAAGAGATTCAAAGGGAGAAGGCTTTGTCAGCAGAAATGGCTGTCAAGTGTCGACATTTAGAGGATGAGCTATCAAGAGAAAAAGAGGAGGTCAAACTCCGGCGGGCTGCAAACTCAAATGGTGAAATGAAGATAAAGCAG GAAGACTTGGATGTAGCTGCTGGAAAACTTGCAGAGTGCCAAAAAACAATAGCATCTCTTGGTAATCAGCTCAAGTCTTTAGCAACACTAGAAGATTTCCTGATCGACACTGCAAGCCTGCCAGAGTTCCCTGCTGGTACACCATTGCTCACTAGTAGTGGAGAAGAGTGGAAGTTTCATTCTAATGGGACATTTTCACCAAAAAGAGATTCTAATTCATCAAAACCACCTGAGGGGAGTTCTATTCCAACACTAAATAAAAATGATGGGAACTCAACAACATCTTCATCAACTTCATCTGCAGTGATTTCAACTCATGTCTTCACCGAAAAGAACCGGAATGGTTTTGCAAAATTCTTTTCCCGAACTAAAAGTGGGATAAGGCTAGAAATTTAA
- the LOC132803736 gene encoding uncharacterized protein LOC132803736, with amino-acid sequence MVRTAARNQDRAGTFFLATLVLWFVSVWFEILFNRRYQLLSIVAGCCFFQSANWVIRRFASRDPLFVNTSVSLLHSTITSASVVLILVNQWLRNGSTRMFEHSELFGGTWPWAYPALCFSCGYFAYDQWDMLQYRLYNGWIPSILLHHLILLICFTLALYRNVTINYLILTLICELHSIFLHMRKVRRMTGVRDAKSIIVKVEWILNWLTFILARFTSHVLITAKLILDAPNFGKGVELPLALLGMAGMNLLNVFLGIDLFHAFRREKNPQQHGLHRE; translated from the exons ATGGTTCGAACAGCAGCCCGAAATCAGGACAGAGCTGGGACCTTCTTCTTGGCTACACTGGTGCTGTGGTTTGTCTCCGTTTGGTTCGAAATACTCTTCAATAGGCGCTACCAGCTGCTTTCCATCGTCGCCGGTTGTTGCTTTTTCCAGTCGGCCAACTGGGTCATCCGCCGTTTCGCTTCTCGTGACCCTCTCTTTGTCAACACCTCCGTTTCCCTCCTCCACTCCACCATAACATCCGCTTCAG TGGTTCTTATTTTGGTTAACCAGTGGTTAAGAAATGGTTCAACTAGGATGTTTGAACACTCGGAGTTGTTTGGTGGTACTTGGCCCTGGGCGTACCCAGCTCTGTGCTTCTCATGTGGTTACTTTGCATATGACCAATGGGATATGTTGCAGTATCGATTATACAATGGTTGGATTCCATCCATTCTGTTACACCATCTGATACTCCTCATCTGCTTTACCCTTGCATTGTATAGAAATGTCACCATCAACTATCTTATTCTCACTCTCATTTGTGAG CTGCATTCTATCTTTCTTCACATGAGGAAAGTGCGAAGGATGACTGGTGTTCGTGACGCAAAGAGCATAATTGTCAAGGTGGAATGGATTCTTAACTGGTTAACCTTCATTTTAGCAAGGTTTACATCTCATGTTCTCATCACTGCCAAACTCATTCTCGATGCTCCAAATTTCGGAAAGGGTGTGGAGCTGCCGCTGGCGCTGTTAGGAATGGCTGGGATGAACTTACTTAATGTTTTTCTCGGTATCGATCTCTTCCATGCTTTCAGGAGAGAAAAAAACCCTCAGCAACATGGTCTTCACCGTGAATGA
- the LOC132803831 gene encoding chlorophyllide a oxygenase, chloroplastic: protein MNAIATAAALSLPLPLSFCKSSKLNTRKDVRGGFRVFAVFGEEAAADKKSVWGALFDVEDPRSKVPQFKGKFLDVNQALEVARYDIQYCDWRARQDVLTIMLLHEKVVEVLNPLARDYKSIGTMKKELAELQEDLAQAHRQVHISEARVATALDKLAYMEELVNDRLLQDKNTMVTEQASSSSISSMSTTSSTQSLDAVKRRLPRKSLNVSGPVQPYHPRLKNFWYPVAFSADLKDDTMVPIDCFEEPWVLFRGKDGKPGCVQNTCAHRACPLHLGSVNEGRIQCPYHGWEYTTDGKCEKMPSTRLLNVKIKSLPCFEKEGMIWVWPGNDPPSATLPSLEPPEGFQIHAEIVMELPVEHGLLLDNLLDLAHAPFTHTSTFAKGWSVPSLVKFLTPASGLQGYWDPYPIDMEFRPPCMVLSTIGISKPGKLEGQSTSQCATHLHQLHVCLPSSREKTRLLYRMSLDFAPVLKHIPFMHYLWRHFAEQVLNEDLRLVVGQQERMNNGANVWNWPVSYDKLGVRYRLWRDAVEKGAKNLPFSKSM, encoded by the exons ATGAACGCCATAGCCACAGCAGcagctctctctctccctctccctctctctttctgtaAATCGTCTAAGCTAAACACCAGAAAG GATGTAAGGGGAGGATTTCGGGTGTTTGCTGTATTTGGAGAAGAAGCTGCGGCGGACAAGAAGAGTGTCTGGGGGGCTCTCTTTGATGTGGAGGATCCGAGATCTAAAGTCCCACAGTTCAAAGGGAAGTTTTTAGATGTAAATCAGGCACTGGAAGTGGCTAGATATGACATTCAGTACTGTGATTGGCGGGCTCGGCAAGACGTGCTCACAATCATGCTTCTTCATGAAAAG GTTGTGGAAGTTTTGAATCCTTTGGCCCGTGATTACAAATCTATTGGCACCATGAAGAAGGAGCTTGCAGAATTGCAAGAAGATCTAGCACAGGCTCATAGACAG GTTCATATTTCTGAAGCAAGGGTTGCCACTGCATTAGACAAACTAGCTTACATGGAAGAATTGGTGAATGATAGGCTGTTACAAGATAAAAACACAATGGTGACAGAGCAAGCATCATCTTCCTCCATTTCTTCCATGTCAACGACTTCTTCTACACAGTCTCTGGACGCTGTAAAAAGGAGGTTGCCTCGGAAAAGCTTGAATGTGTCAGGTCCTGTTCAGCCATACCATCCTCGGTTGAAGAACTTTTGGTACCCTGTTGCGTTTTCTGCTGACCTGAAGGACGATACCATG GTTCCCATTGATTGTTTTGAGGAGCCGTGGGTTCTCTTTCGTGGAAAAGATGGGAAACCTGGTTGTGTTCAGAACACCTGTGCACATAGAGCATGTCCTCTCCATCTTGGTTCAGTAAATGAGGGACGTATCCAATGTCCATACCATG GGTGGGAGTACACAACAGATGGTAAATGCGAGAAAATGCCATCAACACGACTACTTAATGTGAAGATAAAGTCTTTGCCATGTTTTGAAAAAGAAGGGATGATTTGGGTTTGGCCTGGCAATGACCCGCCATCTGCCACCCTTCCTTCTCTAGAACCTCCTGAAGGATTTCAAATCCATGCTGAG ATTGTCATGGAACTTCCAGTAGAACATGGGCTACTTTTGGACAACCTTTTGGATCTTGCACATGCTCCTTTCACTCACACGTCCACCTTTGCTAAGGGATGGAGTGTTCCGAG CTTGGTGAAATTCTTGACACCTGCATCTGGCCTCCAAGGATATTGGGACCCTTATCCAATAGACATGGAGTTCCGGCCTCCTTGTATGGTTCTTTCAACAATTGGGATCTCAAAGCCTGGGAAACTTGAAGGTCAGAGTACAAGTCAGTGTGCAACACATCTCCATCAACTTCATGTGTGCTTACCTTCATCAAGAGAGAAAACAAGGTTGTTATACAGAATGTCATTGGATTTTGCTCCAGTGCTGAAGCATATACCTTTCATGCATTATCTGTGGAGGCATTTTGCAGAACAG GTTTTGAATGAGGATCTGAGGCTTGTAGTTGGCCAACAAGAGCGAATGAACAATGGAGCTAATGTCTGGAATTGGCCAGTATCATATGATAAGCTAGGTGTAAGGTATAGACTATGGAGAGATGCAGTGGAAAAAGGAGCTAAGAATCTACCTTTCAGCAAATCCATGTAA